The DNA region AAACTGACTACTCAGtccctgttttatttattattctgcaCCCCTTCTCTTTTGTGACCAATTTCCTTTCAGATAaattttactgttgttttcaaatgaatgttattgataaaaaaatccTTATCGATTAAATATTATCTTATTGTATTCGGTTAATTTGTTGTTACAACCTCAGGGACAGTATATGAGGGACAGTTCCCGCTGGCAAAAGCCATTTTGGAATATTTTgacacattaaaaatggctgCATTCCTTTTACATGTGGGTCAAATGATGTAGAAGTTGCtgcaaaatgtattatttaaattaatacCTAATGAATAGATTAAGAGTTGTGTCCTCTGTGGGCCATGTACACACATTTCAGTAGAGTTTCAAACCAATATGTTCCATGACATGGAACCTACTAATCATGATTACGTAAAATCATTATTCATAGATTAACAATATAGTTCTGGTCCTTTGTCAGCTATGCAGTCATAAAGTTAACTAAATTTGGGTCAACTGGTCACATGACACAAAATCTATTggaaacaatatatatttagatttatataATGGTGTCAAGTTTTTTAATGTCTGTGGTGtttctgaatattttattgtacAATAATATTTGTGCTTTTACTGGGTGTGTTGTCTTCAGGGGCCACCGTAATTATCggcttaaattaaattacagtttttcacaattgttaacacacgtttttcaaaacaataacggctttctcaaaactgcacacagaaaactgagaacctcacacacaaaatgctaaacctgacactccctttgcaagatgactctttgccatcaaatctcttaactgttcacaaaatgtaactcgtgttttcatttggtacacacagccatattttcaaatgaaacacacataccatttattgagtacacacaactaagcatttgctgcACACtaccaagcatttacagcacactggagtgcaaaattgaaaacacaatcatggaaatggaacacaccatatgaatgacaatgaatCTGGAGAATGAGCCATTtatccttttgtaaactgtctcagtgtaggcctacttttttcatattcaaacataaaacagcacacaaatatgcagcaaaaaatattttggtacacacaggaaacagtactgacacagacagcatgagaatgcaagttacagtttttcacaattgttaacacacgtttttcaaaaaaataacggctttctcaaaactgcacacagacaactgtaaacctcacacacaaaatgctaaacctgacactccctttgcaagatgactctttgccatcaaaatggaactcgtgttttcatttggtacacacagccatattttcaaatgacacacacataccatttattgagtacacacaactaagcatttgcttgcacacttccaagcatttacagcacactgaagtgcaaaattgaaaacacaatcatcgaaatggaacacaccatatgaatgacaatgactctggagaattagccatttctccttttgtaaactgtctcagtgtaggcctacttttttcatagacaaacataaaacagcacacaaatatgcaaaaaaaggtttatttcggtacacacagagaacagtacagtactgacacagacagcatgagaatgcaagttcaacacagtgggctacagtgagacactgtagaaaaggaacaatattggctttcaggtacaatacatgcatgtgtgtcagtgctgaatgtttggtacttacaagcacaaactcttgccatccgcatggcattcctatgaagaatacagtccaatgtagagaggctgacatggtcagccaggatccttgtttttactgtatttgtctgagtgtgatagagttgttctcacaaaccatatctacaatttcagtctcctgttcggctgtgaaaatgcgtgttcttcctccacggtttggttctctttcagtcctgcaaaatataaatactgtgagcacactgtattctattctattccattgttcatcaaacaaaacagaggctcaagacacttttatgctgcagtcctgattgcaaattgctcaacagacctgaatgtttagtgatttgagtatttgtgtgttgtaggttgatgctttgatattttacttgagaagtgtgtgcaacaactgaacattgtgtgtagtgttttgacaacaaggtgatgtgtaatttacatcagagtgtaaagaaggaaagtgagagtctaatgagataagggagtgtgaagtagtgccaaattgggtcaagctattggtacatgaagtgaaagttgtgcaaattgtgccgaattttcgctttttgtgtgttaacaactgagaaaaactgtaaggtagggacacagagaggtcaacacagtgggctacagtgagacactgtagaaaaggaacaatattgtattacaggtacaatacatgtatgtgtcagtgctgaatgtttggtactaacaagcacaaactctcgccgtaactccttgatgcgtctgtgttccgttcgaatgggaccctgtacacttgtttcatccgcatggcattcctatgaagaatacggtccaatgtagagaAGCTGACATGGGCAGCCAggatccttgtttttatttgtctgagtgtgatagcgttgttctcacaaaccatatctacaatttcagtctcctgttcggctgtgaaaatgtgtgttcttcctccacggtgtggttctctttcagtcctgcaaaatatgaatactgtgagcacactgtatgctattctattccattgttcatcaaacaaaacagaggctgaaggcacttttatgctgcagtcctgattgcaaattcctcaacagacctgaatgtttagagatttgagtatttgtgttgtaggttgatgttttgagattttacttgagaagtgtgtgcaacaactgaacattgtgtgtagtgttttgacaacaaggtgatgtgtaattgacATCAGAGTGTAATGAAGGAAAGTCAGAGACTAATGCAGATAAGgaagtgtgaagtagtgccaaattgggtcgaGCGATTGGTTCATGAAGTGAAGGTTGTGCAAATCgtgccgaatttttgctttttgtgtgttaacaactgagaaaaactgtaatcctTAAATTAGGGCAGTGTAATAATAAGGTGAGCTCATCTTATTCCATTAGGATCAATTTAAACATTGTTCGTCTTTGAAATGGTTGgagactttattattaatattatttaatgcCATTTTATCCCTTGATACAAGTCCACTTCCAGTTTATCATCTTCACCAACTCACAAGTTACCATGGAGGAACAAACCTTGAATTATCAACCAATATATTTATCAAcgatgtctttttttttctccagggTGGACAAAGgccaaaataacaaacaaaccaaaaatgtaattacaatAACGAAACTTCTTCACTAacaaaaaaggggaaaataaaATTGCAGTCGTCCCCGACTGACTCCTGAACGCATGGCAAAGAAAGAGCACAGCTCTGATGTGGCTGCTACAAAGCGGCAGGCCAATCAGCTGCAAGATCTGCTATGATCCAACAGCAAATCATCACCATGTCCTAGCACGGACCTATTCGAatacactcactctctcacacttcAGGCCAGCTTCCTGTCAACCTGTCAGGGGTGTgatgattcacacaatatccTAAAACAGGTCCCACAGGATATCTTAGCGACCGGCTAAAAACACCCACTGACCCCACAACGGATCATCACCATATGTTACCAAATCATTGGGCATCTAAGATGACGTCGGCGAAGGCATTCCCATCTGTCCTTCTCCGTCAAAACGTAGTAGCATATATCAGCCTTTAGTACTGAAAAGTCAACATGAAATAAACCTAAACTCAGTCAAATAGTTTATAACTAGTGAAACCAGAGGGGGGAAATAATGGAAGAATACTTTGCCATAATTTTAGAACGACATGTGCAACTTAAAACATGGGGAATAATTTGTGTTCTGAGCTACAGTCTCTTGTCTGGAAGTCGATCACTCTGACCTCAACCGTGTGTTCTGATGCTATTCTGTTCTGTTTGGTCTCTCAATAATTTTGAGGTCTCAACTTTAAGATGTTGAATTTAAATTCACAGCAGATAGGACCCACTGCTTCCTACACAGTGTAGTGAGGTGGAAAACATTATGATACGTGTAGGTTTCATCAGTTACATGGGCTGAATGTATGAGAGTGGTGACAAATATATATGTGCACAAATAAACAATCTCACTGAAGAAATTGgaaatgtgtgtaaaaaaaagaactagAACTATTTTGCTGCTCTCCATAGACTTGTGTTAGGTTCATACGGAATTTATTATAGTAAGAACTTTGcaagtttttacattttgcaaTATAAAACTGATTCACTCCCACAACATGATGATAATGAGTAATCACAGAGACAAGCTTCTTTGAGCACAGTTTATTGTTAATTTTCAACCTGGGAAAAAGGTATAAAATACCCAATGATTCAGTGGGACTTGTTCTGATCTGTACACTGTATCTGCCCGATGATCGTCTCAGTTGAGGCTGTAGGTGTAATAGAGGGTGCCACCTTTCTCCAAGTTGCAGTTATGCTCATGGGTTCCTGGTTTGATCGAAAGCTGGCAGACTCCCAGCAGGTCATCGAAGATCAGGTCCTCGTCGTGAACCTCCAGCCTCAGTATGTCGTTCTGCTGGGCCTTTAAGTAGGAGAACTCCTCCTCCCACCAGGGGTCGGTATCGTCGTCATGGACGGATGTCTGACCCAGAGAGGCAGAGCCACAGAACACCTTGACGTAGCCGTCTGTGATTCCAAAGATGTCAGAGGGAAGACCACTTGCCTGAATGTTGAACAACCTGAGCTGGGCTTCAGCCACAGTCAGACTGcaaaggagcagcaggaggagaggaagactgGAGGCCATGGCTTCACAggcagctgtggaggaggaacagCTTTTCAATCTGGGATGTTCTGTAACACATGCTCAGCTGTCTGTGCTTATGTCTGCACAGTTTTACATGTTCAACTCACGCCTGTGTTTGAAACTGGGGTtaactgtatatataaaatgtgTCCCTTATAGCACAATCTTGAACAGGTTTACTTTAATGTCATTGACAGCATTTATCAACATGGTCCGCTTCATATCCTATTTAGTTTGTAGCCCCTGTTGGGCCCTCAACCATTACTCCATCGATCCTCTGGGTCAAGTGAAAAGCATCAGAGGGGTGTTTCATACGCTCATATCTTATCTGAAAGCGTGAATTGAAGAAACATCCAATATCCAAAAGCAGGGCTGGAGATTTGATCTTCTCTCAGATAAATGCTACATGgcaattaaatcattttaagctATTCAAATTAAGggaatgtgaaaataaagacaaggaTAACATCTAACCTCAACCCTCATTTGGACCAAAAATATTAAGCCTTAGATAAtatgaaacaggaaacagcaaGTTCATCTATAATGCATACACATATGCTGCATAGGACTGAAATGTCATGTAGCATCTGGGTTATTGAAGAAAAGCATCTGTGTCAGACTGAGAAAAAGTACCCTGATAACAGCTGGGTTTATTTGGACGGTTCTTCCATTCATTGCCAGCTTATCTCTAATGTGCATTCGCTTCCATCTTTTCTCTGTTCAATATACATgctgtatttttgttgttgacaATTCAAACAATATGTCTCCTATTTATTTCAGACTTACAGTCACCCCAAATGAATCCATCACCCAGTTTGATTATATCATGATAAGTTACCTATTAGTTCCTGTTAAAATAATGAACTCTAAAGTCTTAACCTTGAAGATGGGTTCAAACTCTTCATCATGAGGCTGAGAGAGAAGGTTCCCTTTGTTTagttatttcattaaaaatctGTTATCATAAGAAGACAGCATGGTTTTTAAACTAGATAATTTTTTCATGGGAAAATAGATTCCTGGTTTCTTGACACATACACTTACATTCACagtcatatttaatatttaggtATCGTTTAATTTCAGTCCCAGTTGCAGACATCAGGTTCATCCTAAACAAATGTACTGAGAATGTTGGGAAATGCAACAAAGTTTTGTTAAAAGTAAGAATTGTAAGTATTAGAGAGAAAACTCATTTAAAAGCATGTTTCATCCAGCAAGTGGAGGGATGTCAAAACATTATGTGATCAAATCAAAAAGTTATAAAAAATCCCTACAAGCTattctttaattttcttttcctATAAAATGATTCAAAGTCGGTTTTTAGAATTCATACCTAAGAGGATGAAAGGCgacaaagacacagagcagAAATGGTCTTAAGCTtgaagaaattaaatgaatccaaCACAAATCCACACTGAGCTAAATTACAGTGACACTAAAAATCTTACCTGTAGTCTTGACTGCCTTGACTGTGTATAGCTGCATATGGTGTCAAAGGCAGGTGGAGCTAATATcagcttcacccccccccccccccacacacacacacacacacacacacacaacacaacctgttACACTCTCAGCCTTACATAACACAACGCAACTAGATTTCTGTCTGGCTATTGCTCACCATGAAGGGCAAAGACCCCAAATATTccagacaaaaacatattttacagtgtgtttaatCCTGATAACACAAAGGTGTTTGATATTGTTTAAACTCCCACACATCAAATATTGGGAACATATCATTTGACGTGATCGAATTTCATACTACAAATCTCTAAATATGTTGTTTCCTGTCCTGCAACGCTGTTGGGTAGCGTAAGGTCGAGGCTCGTCCACCAATCGACAGCAGCAGTAATATGAGAAGATTTATTACAATGTATGAACAAAGGCATGGAAAAAGACGACTGCAGGCTGGTAAACATGAGTATAAACAAAGCCTGATTCATACTTGTTGATGTACTCTGtttaatggtaaatggatttgtatttatatagcgcttttctagtctgatgatgaccactcaaagcgctttacagtacagtttcacattcacccattcacacacacattcatacagtgcatctacttgcagcacttttgttattctatgggggggccattcagggttcagcatcttgcccaaggacacttcggcatgcagatggttcagactggggatcgaaccgccgaccttcaggttggaggacgaccactctacccctcagccacagccgcagaCTTTGGAAATGTTTTATGATGAGCGAAAGCTTTTCGACTTGTGTACAatgctgtgttcacaccaaaCATGAAGGAATTTCCGTGTCATGGTCCTCATACAAGTTTGACCTCAGGATAAGGCCACAGCCCAAGTGTAGGTTTCTTCAGTTATATGGGCTAAATGCATGCGAGAGTTGACATATATATGCAGAAATAAACAATCTCACTAAAGAAATGGgaaatgtgtgtaaaaaaaTAACTGGAATTCAGAGTGTCTTTTACTGCTCTCCATAGACATGTGTAAGGTTCATACGGAATTCATTATACTTAGCACTGTGCAAGTTTTACATTTTGCAATATTAAACTGATTCACTCCCACAACAGGATGATAATGAGAaagcacacagagacaaacatcttTCAGAACATTTTATTGTTAATTTTCTAGGTATAAAATACCCAATGATTCAGTGGGACTTTTTCTGATCTGTACACTGTATCTGCCCGATGATTGTCTCAGTTGAGGCTGTAGGTGTAATGGAGGGTGCCACCTTTCTCCAAGTAGCAGTCGTGCTCATTGGTTCCTGGTTTGATCTGACGCTGGCAGACTCCCAGCAGGTCATCGAAGATCATGTCATGATCGTGAACCTCCAGCCTAAGTATGTCGTTCCGCTGGGCCTTGAAGTAAGAGAACTCTTCCTTCCACCAAGGGTCGGGATCGTCGTGACGTACGGATGTCACACCCAGAGAGGCAGAGCCACAGAATGCCTTGACGTAGCCGTCTGTGGTTCCAAAGATGTCAGAGGGAAGCCCAGTTGCCCGAATGTTGAACAACCTGAGCTGGGCTTCAGCCACAGTCAGACtgcacaggagcagcaggaggagaggaagactgGAGGCCATGGCTTCACAggcagctgtgg from Limanda limanda chromosome 5, fLimLim1.1, whole genome shotgun sequence includes:
- the LOC133002501 gene encoding perforin-1-like, translating into MASSLPLLLLLLCSLTVAEAQLRLFNIQASGLPSDIFGITDGYVKVFCGSASLGQTSVHDDDTDPWWEEEFSYLKAQQNDILRLEVHDEDLIFDDLLGVCQLSIKPGTHEHNCNLEKGGTLYYTYSLN